A region from the Micrococcus cohnii genome encodes:
- a CDS encoding polysaccharide pyruvyl transferase family protein, whose protein sequence is MRIVFFDAIQEAHVTASLERAFIAAGHEVYATGRFGRGVDVADPQRVFRVAGPHLERIRAFRPDWILVFRPASAPPPVLAALRATGGQLATWLSDDPVLYGLSYRSAPEDYDLVLHCGDARVLAFYEEQVGRPTGVNLPFWTDHIAFPHVYGRQPAEATVMFLGNLAGPVRRRRYAQLAAMRHDVRVYGSVEEDPAGLSAGFLDTDAEVVAAGARARLALNIPQFFADHRGSPTWFDGLDALGRFELPSRVVQYAAMGLPIVSISPGAEPIASFPELPVCDSVADADDWIARALAEGTLDELSAGVSRRFDAHFSAAARVMAFEALAAGEEDWRRMDASERALWFTRFDATPTTGPDHGDAPTCGAVAASAALTATVCAAEPADRPVTAEPGTMHGVAVVHARQPSRFSGLDVMLRQLHADGAEPALWGPEAVDEIADPATGAWSWLIDPRRAVPALRQAGADVLVLAEGVGVDVAAARALRQAGIATLLLLRDEPLTRAQAQAVDLVVCVGPGIVRRSGLLHSLGDAVHVPALVEREFLDLVRRTSPLSRPAVVGVAPTDDQAPDLRAWAPSPRVDGEGGAESEAPAERLDPATLREADLAQLCAALRRRRVLLEPVTIRGHRVHSALTGHALCAADRVLTPRWQDVDRPDVFAPRLLRAGTAAEARARLNGGGQDTDAGPGRARSDRELFCSASDAGALLPAWFETARCRARARHDRAPLGQAPVRIAVVHGGRHPHADEDRAVVDALHALGHRVLEVNVARHDDVVHEVPGARGIALKVDLAPLERLVQRARPQVVLFAGRRLRPTPECARGLERDGLVRAALVRDPSAAVPNASLGVDAAVCLTDAAGPADLRDRLTAFLATALSTAARPVPNLSVAEPAETRPGAPEQAGPGAQSPEADSPGRTVLISGYYGAGNIGDELLLRTLLERLERTREDVVPVVAAVDPAAVEREHGVQAFARADLREAEAWAARSSGVLLGPGGHWHDYSIARAGGLAGTFTGTRYSPAHLAQLPLMVRAHGGRVVVHGMGVGPLTDPAARAAVHLTGMQADLVSVRDDASRRLLEPMSQAWPATVTVAPDVVHALQLPDLHASGSHPGAPDGQDGAVPTGPDAPGWIAVNLRPWDAPSAGLDPRGPRACLGPVVDVARQCGLGLWFVAMQPTDEDEYEALVETAAGRVPVALLPADAPHGHLLHVLGGAAALVAMRLHASLLRHCLGGPAVGLSYDPKVSAHYAQLGRAEFCLPLDRAASDVGETLRAALRESPVHGGPGLPAPTRRAIEHARTGARAALDAALAVLCSGPAHVLDPSWRRR, encoded by the coding sequence ATGAGAATCGTGTTCTTCGACGCCATCCAGGAGGCTCACGTCACCGCCTCCCTCGAGCGCGCGTTCATCGCGGCCGGGCACGAGGTCTACGCGACCGGGCGCTTCGGCCGCGGCGTCGACGTCGCCGACCCGCAACGAGTCTTCCGCGTCGCGGGACCGCATCTGGAACGCATCCGCGCGTTCCGCCCGGACTGGATCCTGGTGTTCCGTCCTGCCTCCGCTCCCCCTCCGGTGCTCGCGGCGCTGCGGGCCACGGGCGGACAGCTGGCGACGTGGCTCTCGGACGACCCGGTGCTCTACGGGCTGTCCTACCGGTCGGCCCCCGAGGACTACGACCTGGTGCTGCACTGCGGCGACGCCCGCGTGCTCGCGTTCTACGAAGAGCAGGTCGGCCGGCCGACGGGCGTCAACCTGCCGTTCTGGACCGATCACATCGCCTTCCCCCACGTCTATGGCCGCCAGCCCGCGGAGGCCACGGTGATGTTCCTGGGCAACCTCGCCGGGCCGGTGCGCCGGCGGCGCTATGCGCAGCTGGCGGCAATGCGACACGACGTGCGGGTGTACGGGAGCGTGGAGGAGGACCCGGCCGGACTCAGCGCGGGGTTCCTCGACACGGACGCCGAGGTCGTGGCCGCCGGCGCCCGCGCTCGACTCGCGCTGAACATCCCGCAGTTCTTCGCCGACCACCGTGGCTCACCGACCTGGTTCGACGGCCTGGACGCGCTCGGGCGTTTCGAGCTGCCCAGTCGCGTCGTCCAGTACGCGGCGATGGGACTGCCGATCGTCTCCATCAGTCCCGGCGCCGAGCCGATCGCCTCGTTCCCCGAGCTGCCGGTCTGCGATTCCGTGGCCGACGCGGACGATTGGATCGCCCGTGCCCTGGCCGAGGGGACGCTCGACGAGCTCAGCGCCGGCGTGTCACGCCGGTTCGATGCGCATTTCAGCGCGGCCGCCCGGGTGATGGCATTCGAGGCGCTCGCCGCCGGCGAGGAGGACTGGCGGCGAATGGACGCCAGCGAACGCGCCCTGTGGTTCACGCGGTTCGACGCGACGCCGACGACGGGCCCCGACCACGGCGACGCGCCCACCTGCGGTGCGGTTGCCGCGTCCGCGGCGCTCACCGCGACGGTCTGCGCGGCCGAGCCCGCCGACAGGCCAGTCACGGCGGAGCCGGGCACGATGCACGGGGTGGCGGTCGTGCACGCGCGTCAGCCCTCCCGGTTCTCGGGCCTCGACGTGATGCTGCGGCAGCTGCACGCCGACGGAGCCGAGCCGGCGCTCTGGGGTCCTGAGGCGGTCGACGAGATCGCAGATCCGGCCACCGGCGCCTGGTCGTGGCTGATCGATCCGCGGCGGGCCGTGCCCGCCCTCAGGCAGGCCGGGGCCGACGTGCTGGTCCTCGCTGAAGGCGTCGGCGTGGACGTCGCCGCGGCGCGCGCACTGCGACAGGCCGGCATCGCCACGCTCCTGCTGCTGCGCGACGAGCCGCTCACCCGCGCGCAGGCGCAGGCAGTCGACCTGGTCGTGTGCGTCGGCCCGGGCATCGTCCGACGGTCCGGTCTGCTGCACAGCCTGGGCGACGCCGTGCACGTGCCGGCCCTGGTCGAACGCGAGTTCCTCGACCTGGTGCGGCGAACGTCTCCCCTCTCTCGGCCGGCCGTCGTGGGCGTGGCCCCCACCGACGACCAGGCACCGGATCTGCGAGCCTGGGCTCCGAGCCCCCGCGTGGACGGCGAGGGCGGCGCCGAGTCCGAAGCACCGGCCGAGCGCCTCGACCCGGCCACGCTGCGCGAGGCGGACCTTGCCCAGCTGTGCGCCGCTCTGCGCCGGCGGCGAGTGCTGCTCGAGCCGGTCACGATCCGCGGGCACCGCGTGCACTCGGCCCTGACCGGTCACGCGCTGTGCGCGGCCGATCGTGTGCTGACCCCCCGCTGGCAGGACGTCGACCGGCCCGACGTGTTCGCCCCGCGCTTGCTGCGCGCGGGCACGGCCGCCGAGGCACGCGCACGCCTCAACGGCGGCGGCCAGGACACCGACGCGGGTCCGGGTCGGGCGCGGTCCGATCGCGAACTCTTCTGCTCGGCCAGCGACGCCGGAGCCTTGCTGCCGGCCTGGTTCGAGACCGCGCGGTGCCGGGCCCGGGCCCGGCACGATCGAGCCCCGCTCGGTCAGGCTCCGGTGCGCATCGCGGTGGTGCACGGCGGCAGGCACCCGCACGCGGACGAGGACCGAGCCGTCGTGGACGCGCTGCACGCGCTCGGCCACCGAGTGCTCGAGGTGAACGTCGCGCGCCACGACGACGTCGTGCACGAGGTGCCCGGTGCCCGGGGCATCGCTCTGAAGGTGGATCTGGCACCGCTGGAACGCCTTGTCCAGCGTGCCCGGCCGCAGGTGGTGCTGTTCGCGGGGCGGCGGCTGCGTCCCACACCCGAGTGCGCCCGAGGACTGGAACGCGACGGCCTCGTGCGAGCGGCTCTGGTCCGCGACCCCTCGGCCGCCGTGCCCAATGCCTCGCTCGGCGTCGACGCGGCGGTGTGCCTGACGGACGCAGCCGGCCCCGCCGACCTGCGGGACCGGCTGACCGCATTCCTGGCCACGGCGCTGTCCACGGCTGCCCGACCGGTCCCCAACCTCAGCGTCGCCGAGCCTGCCGAGACCCGGCCCGGCGCACCGGAGCAGGCCGGGCCCGGGGCGCAGTCCCCCGAGGCGGACAGTCCTGGACGCACCGTGCTGATCTCCGGGTACTACGGCGCCGGCAACATCGGCGACGAGCTGCTGCTGCGCACGCTCCTCGAGCGGCTGGAGCGCACTCGCGAAGACGTGGTGCCCGTCGTCGCCGCCGTGGATCCGGCCGCGGTCGAGCGCGAACACGGCGTCCAGGCGTTCGCCCGCGCGGACCTGCGCGAGGCCGAGGCCTGGGCCGCCCGGTCCAGTGGAGTGCTGCTGGGCCCGGGCGGGCACTGGCACGACTACTCGATCGCTCGGGCCGGAGGCCTGGCCGGGACCTTCACCGGCACCCGCTACTCCCCCGCCCATCTGGCCCAGCTGCCGCTGATGGTCCGCGCCCATGGAGGCCGGGTCGTGGTGCACGGCATGGGCGTGGGACCGCTGACCGACCCCGCCGCCCGGGCAGCGGTGCACCTGACCGGGATGCAGGCCGACCTCGTGAGCGTGCGCGATGACGCATCCCGCCGCCTGCTGGAGCCGATGAGCCAGGCGTGGCCGGCCACGGTGACGGTCGCCCCCGACGTCGTCCACGCGCTGCAGCTGCCCGATCTCCACGCATCCGGTTCCCACCCCGGCGCGCCCGACGGGCAGGACGGCGCGGTGCCGACCGGCCCGGACGCCCCGGGGTGGATCGCGGTGAACCTGCGTCCCTGGGACGCGCCGTCGGCGGGTCTGGACCCGCGCGGGCCGCGTGCCTGCCTCGGCCCGGTGGTCGACGTGGCCCGGCAGTGCGGTCTGGGCCTGTGGTTCGTCGCGATGCAACCCACCGATGAGGACGAGTACGAGGCCCTCGTCGAAACCGCCGCCGGACGAGTGCCGGTGGCCCTGCTGCCGGCCGATGCACCGCACGGCCATCTGCTGCACGTGCTCGGCGGGGCCGCGGCGCTCGTGGCGATGCGCCTGCACGCGAGTCTGCTGCGACACTGCCTCGGCGGGCCCGCCGTGGGCCTGTCCTACGACCCCAAGGTGAGCGCGCACTACGCCCAGCTCGGACGCGCTGAGTTTTGTCTGCCCCTGGACCGGGCCGCTTCGGACGTGGGCGAGACCCTGCGTGCCGCGCTGCGCGAGAGCCCGGTCCACGGCGGGCCGGGCCTGCCCGCGCCGACACGCCGAGCGATCGAGCACGCCCGGACCGGGGCGCGAGCGGCCCTCGACGCGGCCCTGGCCGTCCTGTGCTCCGGGCCGGCGCACGTGCTCGACCCGTCCTGGCGGCGTCGCTGA
- a CDS encoding glycosyltransferase has product MAEHPTPETAEIPAAARVRVLLYGDVDLNVMDGSAIWLPSMAETLTRAGAEVHVQLKAEERRDLLTAPLRALDGVTVLEARPRAGQNSMEPARAATVLAEADERERYDVVLVRGIHMCSELAERHAFPGRLWSYVTEFGYVAGEFSSSRQETIGAIAAASRLMLAQTPQARAVLEAMVPAAAGRTEILSPMVPDEVRPVERSAEHAAGPLRMIYTGKFAHDWHTDKMPAILEHLTEAGVEARLTMVGDKVHREPKRSGWASRMRTLLNADMPGFEWTGALSRVESMDRMAHSDVSLGWRAPRLDLSLEISTKVLESCALGVPPLVNRTTIHEELLGTDYPLFIDALRDDAEAIARRLQGVQERLPELSAHVLAAAEPYRMTARAEALRGYFARLGLLDQAPAAGTLSADAGQHASPQAGESGAAQSADAQNAEAVSVSPRRTRVVVAGHDLKFAGELVDMLRDDPSVELRLDHWSTLHKHDESASTKLIDWADVVVCEWAGPNAVWYSKHKRPGQRLVVRLHMFELRGGWLENIDTDAVDALVTVSGLYRDLTREHMAIDPAKVTVIPNAVSVADLDRPGLPDRRYRLGLVGIVPLRKRLDRAVDLLEALRRHDDRFTLHIRGRMPWEYAHEWRKPLQREGYLDLFARIGGSDLREVVAFEPFGADMGTWLTKIGWVLSPSTTESFHLAPAEGMVSGAVPLVWQRPGAVGVFGEDFVVPDTEAAAERVLAAVADDEQYGRLSDLSRQRVQGYDERAVAALWHAALFPAAAS; this is encoded by the coding sequence GTGGCTGAGCACCCGACCCCTGAGACCGCCGAGATCCCGGCAGCCGCCCGCGTGCGCGTGCTGTTGTACGGCGACGTCGACCTGAACGTCATGGACGGTTCGGCGATCTGGCTGCCCTCGATGGCCGAGACCCTCACGCGCGCCGGTGCCGAGGTGCACGTGCAGCTCAAGGCGGAGGAGCGCCGTGATCTGCTGACCGCGCCGCTGCGCGCGCTTGACGGCGTCACCGTGCTCGAGGCCCGCCCTCGCGCCGGACAGAACTCGATGGAACCGGCGCGGGCCGCCACCGTCCTGGCCGAGGCGGATGAGCGGGAGCGCTACGACGTCGTGCTCGTGCGCGGCATCCACATGTGCAGTGAGCTGGCCGAGCGTCATGCCTTTCCGGGGCGCCTGTGGTCCTACGTCACCGAGTTCGGCTATGTCGCCGGTGAGTTCAGCTCCTCACGGCAGGAGACGATCGGCGCGATCGCCGCGGCCAGCCGTCTGATGCTGGCGCAGACCCCGCAGGCCCGCGCCGTGCTCGAGGCCATGGTCCCGGCCGCGGCGGGCCGTACTGAGATCCTCTCGCCGATGGTCCCGGACGAGGTCCGACCCGTCGAGCGGTCGGCCGAACACGCCGCCGGACCGCTGCGGATGATCTACACGGGCAAGTTCGCCCACGACTGGCACACCGACAAGATGCCCGCGATCCTCGAGCATCTCACCGAGGCCGGTGTCGAGGCGAGGCTGACGATGGTCGGCGACAAGGTCCACCGCGAGCCGAAGCGCAGCGGCTGGGCCTCGCGCATGCGTACGCTGCTCAACGCGGACATGCCCGGGTTCGAGTGGACGGGTGCGCTCAGCCGCGTCGAGTCCATGGACCGGATGGCTCACTCGGACGTGTCCCTGGGCTGGCGCGCGCCACGCCTGGATCTGTCCCTGGAGATCTCGACGAAGGTGCTCGAGAGCTGCGCGCTGGGTGTGCCGCCGCTGGTGAATCGCACCACGATCCACGAAGAGCTGCTGGGCACGGACTACCCGCTGTTCATCGACGCGCTCCGGGACGACGCCGAGGCCATCGCCCGGCGGCTGCAGGGCGTGCAAGAACGTCTTCCCGAGCTCTCGGCCCACGTGCTCGCGGCCGCCGAACCGTATCGCATGACCGCACGCGCTGAAGCCCTGCGCGGGTACTTCGCCCGACTCGGGCTGCTCGATCAGGCTCCCGCCGCCGGAACGCTCAGCGCGGACGCGGGGCAGCATGCCTCGCCGCAGGCGGGCGAGAGCGGCGCCGCGCAGAGCGCCGACGCGCAGAACGCGGAGGCCGTGAGCGTGTCGCCGCGTCGGACCCGCGTCGTCGTGGCCGGACACGACCTGAAGTTCGCCGGCGAGCTCGTCGACATGCTGCGAGACGACCCGTCCGTCGAGCTGCGCCTGGACCACTGGTCGACCCTGCACAAGCACGACGAGTCCGCCTCGACGAAGCTGATCGACTGGGCCGACGTCGTGGTGTGCGAGTGGGCCGGTCCCAACGCGGTCTGGTACTCGAAGCACAAGCGTCCCGGCCAGCGGCTGGTGGTGCGCCTGCACATGTTCGAGCTGCGAGGCGGCTGGCTCGAGAACATCGACACCGACGCCGTGGACGCCCTCGTCACCGTCTCAGGTCTCTACCGAGACCTGACGCGTGAGCACATGGCGATCGACCCGGCGAAGGTCACGGTGATCCCCAACGCCGTCTCGGTGGCCGACCTCGATCGTCCCGGCCTGCCGGACCGCCGGTACCGGCTCGGCCTGGTCGGCATCGTTCCGCTGCGTAAGCGGCTGGACCGGGCCGTCGATCTGCTCGAGGCCCTGCGTCGGCACGATGACCGCTTCACCCTGCACATCCGCGGCCGCATGCCGTGGGAGTACGCACATGAGTGGCGCAAACCGCTGCAGCGCGAGGGATACCTCGATCTGTTCGCTCGCATCGGCGGATCCGATCTGCGCGAGGTCGTGGCCTTCGAGCCCTTCGGGGCGGACATGGGCACGTGGCTGACGAAGATCGGCTGGGTGCTCTCCCCGTCCACCACCGAGAGCTTCCACCTGGCCCCCGCCGAGGGCATGGTCTCCGGTGCCGTGCCGCTGGTCTGGCAGCGGCCGGGCGCGGTCGGCGTGTTCGGCGAGGACTTCGTCGTGCCGGACACGGAGGCCGCAGCCGAGCGCGTGCTGGCGGCCGTGGCCGATGACGAGCAGTATGGCCGTCTCAGCGATCTGAGCCGTCAGCGCGTGCAGGGCTACGACGAACGCGCGGTCGCCGCGCTGTGGCACGCCGCACTGTTCCCTGCCGCCGCGTCCTGA
- the wecC gene encoding UDP-N-acetyl-D-mannosamine dehydrogenase, which yields MTEISTVAVIGLGYIGLPTAAILAENGVRVHGVDVSDRTVEAVNAGRVPFVEPDLADFVSRAVDKGLLSASTQTPPADAYIVAVPTPFKDGHQPDLSYIEAAARGLAPQLRGDELVILESTSPPGATEHMAEVIYAERPELREPGVDVAHCPERVLPGRVMVELVTNDRIVGGSTPEAAQRAESLYRTFCKGEILLTDCRTAEMAKLVENSFRDVNIAFANELSVICSELGIDVWELIELANHHPRVNILQPGPGVGGHCIAVDPWFIVDAAPSTARLIRSAREINDAKPQWVIDQVKAAAFDVQQQTGRAPRVAALGLAFKPNIDDLRESPALNIVDSMAEQFTGSQILVAEPHVDELPPRLQGRENITFLDASEAVEQADIVLLLVDHDAFGQLGAAAAGKRVIDTRGQWRAQQG from the coding sequence GTGACTGAGATCTCCACCGTGGCCGTCATCGGCCTCGGCTACATCGGCCTCCCGACCGCCGCGATCCTCGCGGAGAACGGCGTGCGCGTGCACGGCGTCGACGTCTCCGACCGCACCGTCGAGGCCGTGAACGCCGGGCGCGTGCCGTTCGTCGAGCCGGACCTGGCCGACTTCGTCTCCCGCGCCGTGGACAAGGGCCTGCTCAGCGCCTCCACGCAGACGCCGCCGGCGGACGCGTACATCGTGGCGGTGCCGACCCCGTTTAAGGACGGGCATCAGCCCGATCTGAGCTACATCGAGGCCGCCGCACGCGGACTCGCCCCGCAGCTGCGCGGAGACGAGCTCGTCATCCTTGAGTCCACCTCGCCGCCGGGGGCGACCGAGCACATGGCCGAGGTCATCTACGCCGAGCGTCCCGAGCTGCGGGAGCCCGGCGTCGACGTCGCGCACTGTCCTGAGCGCGTGCTGCCCGGCCGGGTCATGGTGGAGCTGGTCACCAACGACCGCATCGTTGGCGGCTCCACCCCGGAGGCTGCTCAGCGCGCCGAGAGCCTGTACCGCACCTTCTGCAAGGGCGAGATTCTGCTGACCGACTGCCGCACCGCGGAGATGGCCAAGCTCGTGGAGAACTCGTTCCGTGACGTGAACATCGCCTTCGCCAACGAGCTGTCGGTCATCTGCTCTGAGCTCGGCATCGATGTGTGGGAGCTCATCGAGCTGGCGAACCACCATCCGCGTGTGAACATCCTCCAGCCCGGCCCCGGCGTGGGCGGCCACTGCATCGCGGTGGACCCGTGGTTCATCGTGGACGCGGCTCCGAGCACGGCGCGACTGATCCGTTCGGCGCGCGAGATCAACGACGCGAAGCCGCAGTGGGTCATCGACCAGGTCAAGGCCGCCGCCTTCGACGTGCAGCAGCAGACCGGCCGCGCACCGCGCGTCGCCGCCCTGGGCCTGGCGTTCAAGCCGAACATCGACGATCTGCGCGAGTCCCCGGCCCTGAACATCGTGGACAGCATGGCCGAGCAGTTCACCGGCTCGCAGATCCTGGTGGCCGAGCCGCATGTGGACGAGCTCCCGCCGCGCCTGCAGGGTCGCGAGAACATCACGTTCCTCGACGCGTCCGAGGCCGTGGAGCAGGCCGATATCGTCCTGCTGCTCGTGGACCACGATGCCTTCGGCCAGCTCGGCGCTGCCGCCGCGGGCAAGCGCGTGATCGACACGCGCGGCCAGTGGCGCGCCCAGCAGGGCTGA
- a CDS encoding LCP family protein translates to MDDRAGSGRLGADRGADQPEVAGASHEQDRGSVSSGTPPRRSRRRRWPWVVGAIAVVLVLALVAGVLYLSSVARSFDDNRTTVDAQTQQREAGDPVNILLLGSDSRADDDREEGSERKDTMMLVHIPADGSGVYVISLLRDLYVDIPGHGRDKLNAASAEGGYPLLIDTVEQMFDIPVHHLVEMDFQGFRSVTSALGGVSVCNPTAFSSGQKNPSYFPRGQILLQDTAALRYVRERHAFGDGDLSRVENQQRVVESALGRFLSVDVLANPGRTNDVVSTFSRHLTVDEGLDSQIVGQVGWRLRDLDKGDLEMLTVPSGDAFKDARGQSVVGQDEQLMRQLRAALADDDLGRYVEAREKEEAQAKKERQQRRAAQAESEPTSQAEASGAAKPEPAVDEPCG, encoded by the coding sequence GTGGACGATCGTGCGGGATCGGGCCGTCTCGGTGCCGACCGAGGCGCGGACCAGCCCGAGGTCGCGGGAGCGTCGCATGAGCAGGACCGTGGCTCGGTGTCCTCAGGCACACCGCCCCGTCGCTCCCGGCGGCGACGCTGGCCGTGGGTGGTCGGGGCGATCGCCGTCGTGCTCGTTCTCGCTCTGGTCGCGGGCGTGCTCTACCTCAGCTCCGTGGCCCGCAGCTTCGACGACAACCGGACCACCGTCGACGCGCAGACTCAGCAGCGTGAGGCGGGCGACCCCGTGAACATCCTGCTGTTGGGCTCCGACTCCCGCGCCGACGACGACCGCGAGGAGGGAAGCGAGCGCAAGGACACCATGATGCTCGTCCACATCCCGGCCGACGGCAGCGGCGTCTACGTCATCTCCCTGCTGCGCGATCTGTACGTGGACATTCCCGGTCACGGCCGGGACAAGCTCAACGCGGCCAGTGCCGAGGGCGGGTATCCGCTGCTGATCGACACCGTCGAGCAGATGTTCGACATCCCCGTGCATCACCTCGTCGAGATGGATTTCCAGGGCTTCCGCTCGGTGACCAGCGCGCTGGGCGGCGTGAGCGTGTGCAACCCGACGGCGTTCTCATCCGGGCAGAAGAACCCCAGCTACTTCCCGCGCGGCCAGATCCTGCTGCAGGACACCGCCGCCCTGCGCTACGTCCGCGAACGCCATGCCTTCGGCGACGGTGATCTCAGTCGCGTCGAGAACCAGCAGCGCGTCGTCGAGAGCGCTCTGGGACGGTTCCTCAGCGTGGACGTGCTCGCGAACCCGGGGCGCACCAACGACGTCGTCTCGACCTTCTCTCGGCACCTGACGGTCGACGAAGGCCTGGACTCCCAGATCGTCGGACAGGTGGGCTGGCGCCTGCGGGATCTGGACAAAGGCGACTTGGAGATGCTCACCGTCCCCTCGGGCGACGCGTTCAAGGACGCCCGCGGCCAGTCGGTCGTGGGCCAGGACGAGCAGCTCATGCGGCAGCTGCGCGCGGCACTGGCCGACGATGACCTCGGCCGCTATGTCGAGGCCCGGGAGAAGGAAGAAGCCCAGGCCAAGAAGGAACGGCAGCAACGGCGGGCAGCTCAGGCCGAATCCGAGCCGACGAGCCAGGCCGAGGCGTCCGGCGCTGCGAAGCCCGAGCCGGCGGTGGACGAGCCGTGCGGCTGA
- a CDS encoding glycosyltransferase family 4 protein translates to MRLTGSGPRTLNAGGTAGRSAAERAAGRAPRLCLLIHSYAPETTPPQRRWDAFVRAFVEAGWNVDVIAPTVPGREDGRTGTGAHGERIVRTPAPRSGAGGRNSRFLASAVHAVLCLPAALTVPRPDVVVATLPALPMVVPARVLRLLWRRPLVLEMRDAWPDLAREAEVGAGPLGAVMDRLVTGAQRSAETVVTVTAGFGKRLAARGVDVPVHVPNGIAVTAAAPVTRRQREAGDGLHVLYLGNHGESQGLEVLVEAAALLRDQAQPSDPPVTVRLVGDGTRREALVALNRRLGEPAQLLPAVTGAQVRGQYAWADTCLVILRDDWPSFDWTVPSKTYELLAMDQHITPVVRGEAAEVVQQATGAQPIPARAQALADHLRALAADPESTRTCGRGRKWVNRHADLHVLGTRMVETVSAAVERGRRPRRRRVGRRR, encoded by the coding sequence GTGCGGCTGACCGGCTCGGGTCCGCGCACGCTGAACGCCGGCGGCACCGCGGGTCGTAGCGCAGCCGAACGCGCTGCGGGCCGCGCACCCCGGCTGTGCCTGCTCATCCACTCCTATGCCCCGGAGACCACGCCGCCGCAGCGGCGCTGGGACGCGTTCGTGCGCGCCTTCGTCGAGGCCGGGTGGAACGTCGACGTCATCGCGCCGACCGTGCCCGGCCGCGAGGACGGCCGCACCGGCACGGGCGCCCACGGCGAACGCATCGTGCGGACCCCGGCGCCGCGGTCCGGCGCCGGCGGCCGCAACTCCCGCTTCCTCGCCTCGGCCGTGCACGCCGTGCTGTGTCTGCCGGCGGCGCTGACGGTGCCGCGTCCGGACGTCGTGGTGGCGACGTTGCCGGCGTTGCCGATGGTCGTGCCCGCTCGAGTGCTGCGTCTGCTGTGGCGGCGTCCGCTGGTGCTGGAGATGCGAGACGCCTGGCCCGATCTCGCGCGCGAGGCCGAGGTCGGCGCCGGACCGCTCGGCGCGGTGATGGACCGGCTCGTCACCGGCGCGCAGCGCAGCGCCGAGACGGTCGTGACTGTCACCGCCGGATTCGGAAAGCGCCTGGCGGCCCGAGGTGTCGACGTGCCGGTGCACGTGCCGAACGGCATCGCCGTCACGGCGGCGGCCCCGGTGACGCGACGGCAGCGCGAGGCCGGCGACGGCCTGCACGTGCTGTACCTGGGCAACCACGGCGAGAGCCAAGGACTCGAGGTGCTCGTGGAGGCCGCCGCGCTGCTTCGAGACCAGGCGCAGCCCTCGGATCCGCCGGTGACCGTCCGGCTCGTGGGAGACGGGACCCGCCGTGAGGCGCTCGTCGCGCTCAACCGTCGATTGGGTGAGCCCGCGCAGCTGCTGCCCGCGGTCACGGGAGCCCAGGTGCGCGGCCAGTACGCGTGGGCCGACACCTGCCTGGTCATCCTGCGCGACGACTGGCCCAGCTTCGACTGGACGGTGCCCTCAAAGACCTACGAGCTGCTGGCGATGGACCAGCACATCACACCCGTGGTGCGCGGCGAGGCGGCCGAGGTCGTGCAGCAGGCGACCGGCGCGCAGCCGATCCCGGCGCGGGCCCAGGCCCTCGCCGACCATCTGCGCGCACTCGCGGCGGACCCGGAGTCCACCCGAACCTGCGGCCGTGGCCGGAAGTGGGTGAACCGGCACGCCGACCTGCACGTGCTCGGCACGCGCATGGTGGAGACGGTCAGCGCCGCCGTCGAGCGCGGACGCCGCCCACGACGGAGGCGAGTCGGTCGGCGACGGTGA